The following coding sequences lie in one bacterium genomic window:
- the rpmD gene encoding 50S ribosomal protein L30, which yields MEKKLKITLKRSTVRRPWTQKQTVRALGLHRLHETRVIPDNPATRGMVRCVSHLLECEEVQE from the coding sequence ATGGAAAAAAAACTCAAGATAACGCTGAAACGAAGCACGGTGCGGCGGCCGTGGACACAGAAGCAGACGGTAAGGGCCTTGGGGCTGCATCGTCTTCATGAGACGCGCGTGATCCCGGACAATCCCGCAACGCGGGGAATGGTTCGGTGCGTGTCCCATCTTCTGGAATGCGAAGAGGTTCAGGAGTAG
- the rplR gene encoding 50S ribosomal protein L18, whose amino-acid sequence MAATTELKIRRRIRRKKHIRKVVHGTPERPRLVVFRSLRQVYVQLVDDVHGKTLTSISSLSPDVREKVAGKKPVEVGRIVGEACAKKAIEHEIRRVVFDRNGFPYHGRVKAVAEGARKGGLQL is encoded by the coding sequence ATGGCCGCCACAACAGAACTGAAAATTCGACGCCGCATTCGTCGCAAGAAACATATCCGCAAGGTCGTGCACGGAACCCCCGAACGGCCCCGGCTGGTCGTGTTTCGTTCGCTTCGCCAGGTGTACGTACAACTGGTGGACGACGTCCACGGCAAGACGTTAACCTCGATCTCCTCGCTCTCGCCCGACGTACGGGAGAAGGTCGCGGGCAAGAAACCGGTGGAAGTAGGCAGGATTGTAGGCGAAGCCTGCGCGAAGAAAGCCATCGAACACGAGATTCGACGGGTTGTGTTCGACCGCAACGGATTTCCATATCACGGCCGGGTGAAAGCGGTCGCTGAAGGCGCTCGTAAGGGCGGACTCCAATTGTAG
- the rpsE gene encoding 30S ribosomal protein S5 — translation MERTPRRRDREMASELATGEALIEKVVCINRVAKVVKGGRNFSFNAVVVAGDGRGRAGFGMGKANEVVDAISKATQQAKRSMKRYPIIGTTLSHAIYGKYGAGKIFLRPASPGTGVIAGGSVRLVMECLGVRDVLTKVMGTNNPHNVVKAVFSALDSMRDVRMVAQTRGISIREVFAG, via the coding sequence ATGGAAAGAACCCCCCGCCGACGCGACCGCGAGATGGCCAGCGAGCTTGCCACCGGCGAAGCGTTGATTGAAAAGGTCGTCTGCATCAATCGCGTGGCCAAGGTCGTCAAAGGCGGCCGCAATTTCTCGTTCAACGCCGTCGTAGTGGCGGGTGATGGACGCGGACGGGCCGGATTCGGCATGGGCAAGGCCAACGAAGTCGTGGACGCGATCTCGAAGGCTACTCAGCAAGCCAAGCGCTCCATGAAACGCTATCCCATTATCGGGACCACTCTTTCACACGCCATTTACGGAAAATACGGCGCGGGCAAGATTTTTCTTCGTCCTGCTTCTCCCGGTACGGGTGTCATTGCCGGCGGGTCCGTCCGGCTGGTGATGGAGTGTCTGGGAGTGCGTGATGTTTTAACCAAAGTGATGGGCACCAATAATCCTCATAATGTGGTCAAGGCCGTGTTTTCCGCTCTGGATTCAATGCGCGATGTACGAATGGTGGCGCAAACGCGGGGCATTTCAATCCGAGAAGTCTTTGCGGGCTGA
- the rpsH gene encoding 30S ribosomal protein S8, whose protein sequence is MPTTDPIADLLTRVRNALKTRRTRVDVPFSKMKAEVTRVLMDSHYIHDFVHVDEGPQGYLRLYLKYSPGGEPAIQGLRRISRPGLRRYVGERDIPRVMNGLGVSILSTSRGVMTGNEARRQGLGGEVVCHVW, encoded by the coding sequence ATGCCAACTACCGATCCAATCGCCGATTTGTTGACCCGCGTGCGGAACGCTCTCAAGACGCGCCGGACGCGCGTGGACGTTCCGTTTTCGAAGATGAAGGCCGAGGTTACGCGGGTTCTCATGGATAGCCACTACATCCACGATTTTGTGCACGTGGATGAAGGCCCGCAGGGCTATCTCCGTCTCTATTTGAAGTACAGCCCCGGAGGCGAGCCGGCGATTCAGGGCCTGCGCAGAATTTCCCGTCCCGGTCTGCGGCGCTATGTGGGCGAGCGCGACATCCCCCGTGTCATGAACGGTTTGGGGGTTTCGATTTTGTCCACGTCGCGCGGAGTCATGACGGGGAATGAAGCCCGGCGGCAAGGTCTGGGCGGAGAAGTAGTTTGTCACGTCTGGTAG
- a CDS encoding type Z 30S ribosomal protein S14, producing the protein MAKACLIAKQQRKPKFAVRAYTRCRRCGRPRAYLRKYGLCRICFRELALAGEIPGVVKASW; encoded by the coding sequence ATGGCGAAAGCCTGTCTGATCGCTAAACAGCAACGGAAACCGAAATTCGCGGTGCGGGCCTACACCCGTTGTCGTCGTTGCGGCCGACCGCGCGCATACCTCCGGAAGTACGGTTTGTGTCGTATTTGTTTCCGGGAATTGGCGCTCGCCGGTGAAATCCCCGGTGTGGTGAAAGCCAGTTGGTAG
- the rplF gene encoding 50S ribosomal protein L6, with amino-acid sequence MSRVGRSPISIPKEVEVNIADHVVTVKGPRGELSRPIHGEMAVEIQGNTILVRRPSDEKPHRALHGLTRALIANMVKGVTQGFKKELEIVGVGYRVDAKPSGVLFSVGFSHGVFVECPPGIKFEVPKPTTLIVSGNDAELVGHVAGEIRAVRKPEPYKGKGIRYASEVVRTKAGKTAK; translated from the coding sequence GTGTCACGTGTCGGTCGCTCTCCCATTTCGATTCCGAAGGAAGTTGAAGTCAACATCGCGGATCATGTCGTGACGGTGAAAGGCCCGCGAGGCGAGCTGTCTCGGCCGATTCACGGCGAGATGGCCGTCGAGATTCAGGGCAACACCATTCTGGTCCGCCGTCCCTCCGACGAGAAACCTCATCGGGCTCTCCACGGTCTGACCCGTGCACTCATCGCCAACATGGTGAAGGGCGTTACGCAAGGCTTCAAGAAGGAACTGGAAATCGTCGGCGTGGGCTACCGCGTGGACGCCAAGCCGAGCGGCGTGTTGTTCAGCGTGGGCTTCTCCCACGGGGTATTTGTGGAATGCCCTCCGGGAATCAAATTTGAAGTTCCCAAACCGACCACACTGATCGTGTCGGGCAACGACGCCGAGCTGGTGGGACATGTCGCCGGAGAGATCCGGGCCGTTCGCAAGCCCGAGCCGTATAAGGGGAAGGGTATTCGCTACGCCAGTGAGGTCGTGCGCACCAAGGCCGGCAAGACGGCAAAGTAA